One genomic window of Misgurnus anguillicaudatus chromosome 12, ASM2758022v2, whole genome shotgun sequence includes the following:
- the LOC129446011 gene encoding uncharacterized protein isoform X3 has product MKKDPNDDWLMFPFIKTKMTSDNIRDCENFNLTSQAEEEEEEEEVVLANKRKRPKRAFDDYVVDSDELEEERMMEKLKPVLYKAAENSTCNKLPPFPVPPKKLIPIRNEAAENSTYSQHTKQKTARSPKSIDGSRHSVKSGQKDSCRHSVTSAHSSRHSNSDVSMDYSVSSRHSTGTRKDSVRTRDVSASSRRSFGSSNDSTDSRNSSIRSSHSIGSKSRSSRHRDGRSRHSIGSKSRSSRNSDDSGRSRHSIGSKDLRYRDERVGPSHNISQRHSSRDAEAQKQPDMFPMPTASKC; this is encoded by the exons ATGAAAAAGGACCCCAATGATGACTGGCTGATGTTCCCCTTTATCAAGACAAAAATGACCTCAG ATAATATTCGTGACTGTGAAAACTTTAACCTGACCAGCCAAgcggaggaggaggaggaggaggaggaggtaGTGCTTGCAAACAAAAGGAAAAGGCCTAAAAGAGCTTTTGATGACTATGTTGTTG ACTCTGATGAGTTGGAGGAGGAGAGAATGATGG AAAAGTTAAAGCCAGTTTTGTATAAGGCAGCTGAAAATTCAACTT GTAACAAGTTACCCCCCTTTCCTGTTCCACCAAAGAAGCTAATTCCAATTCGGAATGAGGCAGCTGAAAATTCAACTT ACTCTCAACATACAAAACAAAAGACAGCTAGAAGTCCTAAATCCATTGATGGCTCCAGACACAGTGTCAAATCGGGGCAAAAGGACAGCTGTAGACACAGCGTCACATCAGCACACAGTTCCAGGCACAGCAACAG TGATGTCTCCATGGACTACAGTGTCAGTTCCAGGCACAGCACTGGCACCAGAAAAGACAGTGTCAGGACCAGGGATGTAAGCGCCAGTTCCCGGCGCAGCTTCGGCTCAAGTAATGACAGCACTGACTCTAGAAACAGCAGTATCAGGTCCAGCCACAGCATTGGCTCTAAAAGCCGCAGCAGTAGACACAGGGACGGCAGGTCTAGGCACAGCATTGGCTCTAAAAGCAGGAGCAGCAGAAACAGTGACGACAGTGGCAGGTCGAGGCACAGCATTGGCTCGAAAGACCTCAGATACCGGGATGAGAGGGTCGGGCCCAGTCACAACATCAGTCAAAGACATA
- the LOC129446011 gene encoding uncharacterized protein isoform X2, with amino-acid sequence MKKDPNDDWLMFPFIKTKMTSDNIRDCENFNLTSQAEEEEEEEEVVLANKRKRPKRAFDDYVVDSDELEEERMMGNKLPPFPVPPEKLKPVLYKAAENSTCNKLPPFPVPPKKLIPIRNEAAENSTYSQHTKQKTARSPKSIDGSRHSVKSGQKDSCRHSVTSAHSSRHSNSVSSRHSTGTRKDSVRTRDVSASSRRSFGSSNDSTDSRNSSIRSSHSIGSKSRSSRHRDGRSRHSIGSKSRSSRNSDDSGRSRHSIGSKDLRYRDERVGPSHNISQRHSSRDAEAQKQPDMFPMPTASKC; translated from the exons ATGAAAAAGGACCCCAATGATGACTGGCTGATGTTCCCCTTTATCAAGACAAAAATGACCTCAG ATAATATTCGTGACTGTGAAAACTTTAACCTGACCAGCCAAgcggaggaggaggaggaggaggaggaggtaGTGCTTGCAAACAAAAGGAAAAGGCCTAAAAGAGCTTTTGATGACTATGTTGTTG ACTCTGATGAGTTGGAGGAGGAGAGAATGATGG GTAACAAGTTACCCCCCTTTCCTGTTCCACCAGAAAAGTTAAAGCCAGTTTTGTATAAGGCAGCTGAAAATTCAACTT GTAACAAGTTACCCCCCTTTCCTGTTCCACCAAAGAAGCTAATTCCAATTCGGAATGAGGCAGCTGAAAATTCAACTT ACTCTCAACATACAAAACAAAAGACAGCTAGAAGTCCTAAATCCATTGATGGCTCCAGACACAGTGTCAAATCGGGGCAAAAGGACAGCTGTAGACACAGCGTCACATCAGCACACAGTTCCAGGCACAGCAACAG TGTCAGTTCCAGGCACAGCACTGGCACCAGAAAAGACAGTGTCAGGACCAGGGATGTAAGCGCCAGTTCCCGGCGCAGCTTCGGCTCAAGTAATGACAGCACTGACTCTAGAAACAGCAGTATCAGGTCCAGCCACAGCATTGGCTCTAAAAGCCGCAGCAGTAGACACAGGGACGGCAGGTCTAGGCACAGCATTGGCTCTAAAAGCAGGAGCAGCAGAAACAGTGACGACAGTGGCAGGTCGAGGCACAGCATTGGCTCGAAAGACCTCAGATACCGGGATGAGAGGGTCGGGCCCAGTCACAACATCAGTCAAAGACATA
- the LOC129446011 gene encoding uncharacterized protein isoform X1, producing the protein MKKDPNDDWLMFPFIKTKMTSDNIRDCENFNLTSQAEEEEEEEEVVLANKRKRPKRAFDDYVVDSDELEEERMMGNKLPPFPVPPEKLKPVLYKAAENSTCNKLPPFPVPPKKLIPIRNEAAENSTYSQHTKQKTARSPKSIDGSRHSVKSGQKDSCRHSVTSAHSSRHSNSDVSMDYSVSSRHSTGTRKDSVRTRDVSASSRRSFGSSNDSTDSRNSSIRSSHSIGSKSRSSRHRDGRSRHSIGSKSRSSRNSDDSGRSRHSIGSKDLRYRDERVGPSHNISQRHSSRDAEAQKQPDMFPMPTASKC; encoded by the exons ATGAAAAAGGACCCCAATGATGACTGGCTGATGTTCCCCTTTATCAAGACAAAAATGACCTCAG ATAATATTCGTGACTGTGAAAACTTTAACCTGACCAGCCAAgcggaggaggaggaggaggaggaggaggtaGTGCTTGCAAACAAAAGGAAAAGGCCTAAAAGAGCTTTTGATGACTATGTTGTTG ACTCTGATGAGTTGGAGGAGGAGAGAATGATGG GTAACAAGTTACCCCCCTTTCCTGTTCCACCAGAAAAGTTAAAGCCAGTTTTGTATAAGGCAGCTGAAAATTCAACTT GTAACAAGTTACCCCCCTTTCCTGTTCCACCAAAGAAGCTAATTCCAATTCGGAATGAGGCAGCTGAAAATTCAACTT ACTCTCAACATACAAAACAAAAGACAGCTAGAAGTCCTAAATCCATTGATGGCTCCAGACACAGTGTCAAATCGGGGCAAAAGGACAGCTGTAGACACAGCGTCACATCAGCACACAGTTCCAGGCACAGCAACAG TGATGTCTCCATGGACTACAGTGTCAGTTCCAGGCACAGCACTGGCACCAGAAAAGACAGTGTCAGGACCAGGGATGTAAGCGCCAGTTCCCGGCGCAGCTTCGGCTCAAGTAATGACAGCACTGACTCTAGAAACAGCAGTATCAGGTCCAGCCACAGCATTGGCTCTAAAAGCCGCAGCAGTAGACACAGGGACGGCAGGTCTAGGCACAGCATTGGCTCTAAAAGCAGGAGCAGCAGAAACAGTGACGACAGTGGCAGGTCGAGGCACAGCATTGGCTCGAAAGACCTCAGATACCGGGATGAGAGGGTCGGGCCCAGTCACAACATCAGTCAAAGACATA